In a genomic window of Sus scrofa isolate TJ Tabasco breed Duroc chromosome 4, Sscrofa11.1, whole genome shotgun sequence:
- the LY6H gene encoding lymphocyte antigen 6H isoform X1 — protein MPAPQTTPDHSPRAFARPVWSMLPAAMKGLGLVLLAALLCSAPAQGLWCQDCTLTTNSSHCTPKQCQPSDTVCASVRITDPSSSRKDHSVNKMCASSCDFVKRHFFSDYLMGFINSGILKVDVACCEKDLCNGAARAGRSPWALAGGLLLSLGPALLWAGP, from the exons AT GCCTGCGCCCCAGACGACCCCCGACCACAGCCCCCGCGCTTTCGCAAGGCCTGTCTGGAGCATGTTGCCTGCAGCCATGAAGGGCCTCGGCCTGGTGCTGCTGGCCGCCCTGCTGTGCTCTGCGCCGG CTCAGGGCCTGTGGTGCCAGGACTGCACGCTGACCACCAACTCCAGCCATTGCACCCCGAAGCAGTGCCAGCCGTCGGACACGGTGTGTGCCAGTGTTCGGATCACAGATCCCAGCAGCA gCAGGAAGGATCACTCCGTGAACAAGATGTGTGCCTCGTCCTGTGACTTCGTGAAGCGGCACTTTTTCTCAGACTATCTGATGGGCTTCATTAACTCTGGGATCTTGAAGGTGGACGTGGCCTGCTGTGAGAAGGACCTGTGTAACGGGGCCGCCAGGGCGGGGCGCAGCCCCTGGGCGCTGGCCGGGGGCCTCCTGCTCAGCCTGGGGCCCGCTCTCCTCTGGGCTGGGCCCTGA
- the LY6H gene encoding lymphocyte antigen 6H isoform X2 produces the protein MLPAAMKGLGLVLLAALLCSAPAQGLWCQDCTLTTNSSHCTPKQCQPSDTVCASVRITDPSSSRKDHSVNKMCASSCDFVKRHFFSDYLMGFINSGILKVDVACCEKDLCNGAARAGRSPWALAGGLLLSLGPALLWAGP, from the exons ATGTTGCCTGCAGCCATGAAGGGCCTCGGCCTGGTGCTGCTGGCCGCCCTGCTGTGCTCTGCGCCGG CTCAGGGCCTGTGGTGCCAGGACTGCACGCTGACCACCAACTCCAGCCATTGCACCCCGAAGCAGTGCCAGCCGTCGGACACGGTGTGTGCCAGTGTTCGGATCACAGATCCCAGCAGCA gCAGGAAGGATCACTCCGTGAACAAGATGTGTGCCTCGTCCTGTGACTTCGTGAAGCGGCACTTTTTCTCAGACTATCTGATGGGCTTCATTAACTCTGGGATCTTGAAGGTGGACGTGGCCTGCTGTGAGAAGGACCTGTGTAACGGGGCCGCCAGGGCGGGGCGCAGCCCCTGGGCGCTGGCCGGGGGCCTCCTGCTCAGCCTGGGGCCCGCTCTCCTCTGGGCTGGGCCCTGA